CACAGTACCAACGCCCCAAGCCACCAGATTCATTACCCTCGCCGACAAGCAGTGGTatagggggtggtggtggtggtggtggaagcggTGGTACAAAGCTACGGAACGCCCCTAGCGCCCATCCCGTGTCGTCTGCCTCGGGCAGCTCAATAACGCTCAATGCAAAATCGCACAATTTCTCATCCCGTCCATTAAAGCACCATTCTTTTATATCAGAGGTACCCGACGTGCGGCACATGGAACGAGCCCTGCTGGGTTTGCTGGAGGATTTCCATTCGGGCAAACTGAAAGCTTTCGGTAAGCAGAATAGCGAGGGAACAATGGAAACAATGGATTAAcggatgggtttgtttttcaggTTCCGGCTGTACGATGGAGCAGATGACGAGCATCCGCGAGCAGCAGGAAAGTTTGGCTAAGCTACACTTTGACCTTGGCACAGAAGCATTTACCGGTGGCAGCAACAATCCGAACACCGACAACGAGCTGCAGGCCCAAAGCAATATGAAGAAGCTGGTGCAAAAGCTGGAACAGTTGTCCTTCTCGATCGAGAAGCTCCATTCAAGCAATGTGGAGAAGTAACACCCAAACGGGAACAGACTGACTTAACGCGATGTTAGTCTATAACTATGTAGGATAAATGCATAAGGGGGAAAGAgggttttccgtttcgaacctTCGATTACGAACTGGAACTCGTATCGGTGGCGGAACCAGGGAACAGCGACCGTTTCTTTCCTTTGTTCCGCGTTTTTACGCTGAGAATcatattttgtacattttgggggaataaaacacaaatttttATGTTAGCTCATTTTTTCCATCTCCGACTCCAACGACGACAAACTATCACCAGCGGGATACATGAACAACCTTTGATTTAGGCCTTCTTCTTGGCGAATCCGAGATCGTATACCATCTTGAAAATTCCCAGCACACCGACCACGCACAGGGAAACGGTAACGCCGAACAGGACCTTATCGGCTGGTCCACCCTTCAGGAAGACGGGCAGTTCGTTCTTCGCCTGGAACGTAATCATCTTCTTACGTAACGATTCCGGCAGCTTGTCCGAAATCATCACCGGTGGTTCGGGATGGTGGCCCATGATGGTTCTTTGTTCACCCTGCAATAGAAGGTGCAACCGAAAATGGCGATTGGAATTATGCAATCCTGATTGGCGGTTGGCGGATCCGTTTGGCAAACTTTGACACTCCGCTCCGCACGGCACGAAATTATAGCTTCACACACACGACACGTTTTTCCATCCGGATCGCCATATTGACTCGTTCCGCTTACCTGTTACTGGGCTAATACAATCAAACACAAATTTGCCCGGAGAGCACAAGCCACACGCGTCACGACTAGCTGGGTCACTGATGAAATGGATCGTGACAACGCCGAACAAGGTTCTTGTAGAGACAAGGGAGCAGGCAAAGCCAGGGTAGCACTAGTAGGCTGGTGGATGTTTGCAACCGTCGTTGTCGATCGTGGCTTACTTCGCTGCAATGCTAACTGTCAAGCTGTcaaaagaaggcaaaaaaaactatctcaGCTGAACTGCAAAAAGGCAACGgggaatgattatttttagccCGCCAAAATGCACCTTACCATGGATGCACTTGCCAAAGGTGCATTGCAAACCGTGTGCATGTTGCAGTTGGACGTACTCAACGCATTTTCGTCTCTTTACCAAACAGCTGTACATGTGTGGTTTGAATTGCGTGTGTTTTCGCTGATGGTGCGGCATGCATTCAACGTGGACAATGGTCTAGAATACGTTACAATGGAACGCAGCAGCAGGAACTTAACTGAAAACTTTCACGATCAACGTTCTTAACGACTCTTCcgtcattttttgttttgttttttttttgtgtagagTATTGTGTAGAGTCGCCACACAATCGAATCCTAGGCCACCGTTAGGATGTCAGTTTtaccaaacagctcagcagaGTAAGATAGACCGCAACACTCGATGCTCGAATTTGGCTAGCGTTGGCGTCCTCCAGGAGTATCGTCCAATATCCAAAACTATGGAGAACTACCGGATATATCAGTGTGTGTGGTGTATGCTGCCTTTCGTATTTTGATGGAGTCTTCTGAATCGTAGGAGTTTTTGTCCATAGTAGTCCATAGTAAGGCTTCCGGGTTTCTTTGATTAAGTTGTTGTTCGAAGTACCGACGTAGCAGAATTTCTCTGATACCTCGAGATAGTCGCCATAAAATGATATAGTGATCCACAGACGGGGCCCCTATTGCGTCTGTGGTACTTTCTTCGTCTTCGTCTCATTTATCCTCCATCCAATCATTCACGAGTTTAAAGATATCCGATTGAAATGCGAATGTTGGCACATCCAAAGCAATAAAGCTATGACCTCAATGTTTGCAACTGTAAATTCTTCTCTATTCTGCATTTTTCTTACCTGTCACTCCGAATCAAGATCCTTTGCAATCGTGTCTTCAACGATTATCTCTTTCCATCGCTTGCTTCGATGCTCTTAAAAAGATTTAGACCACGTGATCGAGTAGATGAAACATCAACGGATCGTTTTGGAACATACCCGACTAGAGGTGCGACAATTCTTTCTTTTCGGATTTGAATAACCTTTTAACGTGTCGTAACAGACTACTATAATCATGTGTTTAAAATCGTAATAAAGTAACATTAGTACTCAAAGAATTCATGAAAACATCTTCGTGAGTTGAGTTGCACGCGTTTCACTCACTCAATCCTGCTCAGTGCGCTCATCTTTCATACCGAACTCAACACTAGAACACATTTCGGAATAATTGATCGGccataacgaaaacaacttcCGGAActaaaacaatacattttaggattttttacataaaatatatttctgttaaattaaatattgttttatgtatgtatgtacgtgtatatatatatgtatatattaagataattttgttttgtttcgtttttcatttatatgtatatatatatacttaATGTCCACTTTCAACATATAATcatcttttttgtattttcatccgttttttttttcttttgtaatcCATTTTCCCCACCTTATGcttacattgtttttgtttgtatgggTGTCGCCgtccgttgttgttttgttggttgtttccGTATTGTTTCACTTTGTGTTTATGcgtattgtttccttttcctttgtttACCTCTCCTCGTTTTCCGCTCATCATAGTAATTGTTACACATTACACACATGCGTCTGTTagcagtagtaatagtagaTAGTACTAGTGTGGTTGTCGGTAGTGTAGCATTAGGTCCGTGGTATCTGTCCATTTTGTAGAATTTGATTTTACctacagcaaaagcaaacacggctgtttgttttgtatgttcttGCTCAAAGcccattgttttgttgtttttttttacgttgttGCCTTAACCCTACCCGTTCCTTCCTGCGGTTACTTCCCTTCCTCATCATCACATCCTACCCCCGAACAATCCCCACGGGACATTCACAATGTCGCAAACGCTCGCCACTCTCgctcgcaaaacaaacaaaacttcacTTTGTACAAACCTTTCGCTCCCCCCACAAGGACCATCGACCCCTTTTTGGAAGGATTGGATGGGGAGCGGGGGGGAAGGACAAGGTTGGAGCTTACATTCAATTCGTCCTTGCACTCCCCTCTCCTTCTGTTTCGttacattcattcattcaattaaatttccctAATATTTCATCTCCGGCCACAACACATCCTTCCCTAACCGTATTGCCTACATTcgtttccagttttttttttatttctttatcaGCGTTCTGCCTTGATTACTCATCAAAAGCTGtatttttgctcttttgtttgtttgtttgtttttttccgctCTATCGCTTCTTATGCACggtaaaaaagttaaatagttaaaatagtacaaaaaaaagtaataaacaaACTCAGAATTCAATCGATAGAGTTCATACTGCTAAAAGTGAGATAAAAATATGCATATAAAAAatgatcaatcaatcaatccatCAGTTTCGTTTAGTACGGCCTACCCCCTGCTTTTCCCCTGATTCCTTTCCTTCTTCGCCCTTCAGCGCCACCTTTCCTTCGTTTGGAAGCACGTGCCCTATATATGGTTGTATCATCCTTGCAGTTCTTATCTAATCATTCAACTATCATTCTCCTGCTTGCGctaacaaattgcatacaatcCCTTTGCACCAACTTCACACACGCCCACACGCACCCATCCACGTCCTTCAACTAATGTGTCAACATAACAGACTTCAACAAGTAAAAGTAGTTTCTCTACCCTCTCAGGTCCAATAAACAAGCATTTTGATGCTACAATCAATTCGTTCTAATACCTATACGTTCTAGGTTCTGCGTTGTTCATTTCACTATGCGGCCaatggtagtagtagtagtagtgcaCCACTAAGCGCCACCAGTGCGCGCTGGTCAGTTCCCTGTGGAGGcatcctgtgtgtgtgtgtgtgcgtgcccCGTTTTCCCTATTCATTTAGATATCATCAACTGGTACCAGCCTAAGTAGAAACCTGATCTATCTCCccgtagtagtaatagtagtagtacaAGTAAAGCAGCAATAGTAGGGCCTTATCCCTTCCTGCCTGTAATTTAGAAGTAATCCGCCCAACCAAATCTGCACCGTGTGGGAGTGGTGGAACAAAAGGTGCTAGcgacattttctttttgtagcCGTTTCGCAGAAAcaattgccaaaaaaaaaaaacatacctaAATGATGCGCTTAATATTTACAATATTTGctcttgttttgcttctttttaacaaatttgcGTAACcgaaagataaaacaattttgctctttcatttcattttgcacttcttttcttttacacagtttttttttctgttgcgttTGTTACTTTTCccttattgtttgttgttataatgtttgcttttgttttatgtttaggCGCCATGTTTTACAATATccacagaaaaaaagtttgtttgtttgcttttaaatttcttttgttttttgttgttacacTTTCACctacattcacacacacacacacaccaacaatcACACGGTCGTTTCCATTTGAGGACAGCAGTCTCGTAGAATGTGATTTGCTCGGTGTATTTTGAATGTGCTTGcttgttttattcttcattATCCACTTAGCATTATGTAAGTGATTCTTAAAGGAAACATTTAGCAATATACTTTGATTAGTTtttgcaagtgtgtgtgtgtgtgtgtattgtgcgTTGTGCCATGTTCCTGTGTTGATTTAACTGGGGGGCAATTCGTCTATGGTTCGTGTttcgttttacatttttactttTGCACATCCAACATAGCTGCTGTATGTAATGTTTGTCTTCTAATTGTGATTTTGAATTCCTTGCCTTTTTAGCTCCTTTGCTCTCCTGTTTAACTGCCTCCATTGATTATGCCGCACCGATCAGTGGCGCCTTTTCTTCTATTTAAATTCCAATAATTAAAGCCATTCTTTTCCAGTGTGTTTTGCCATCTTCTTCTTAAACCTAACAACTCGCTTTACGTTATGCTTCATTTGCtgactaaaaaaaacccaaacaaaggGAAATTAGTTCCTCACTGTGTTCACAACTCATCATCAGTTGCTAACTGTCTAAGCGAAATGTAATAATTTACcacaaaagcattaaaatgcACCATATTTCAGTAGTGTTGGAATACAAGAAATAAAACCCGCTTCAGTATCAATACCTACATAAcgctataaataaaacaaaataatctgtttcaaccccaaaaaacaaaaacaaaataattactcACTCTTCTAACTACGGTACGGTATTGCAGCAGACGAACGAAATTGGCTACgtcattaatttaaataaaattgcacATTTTTGTTGCGGAAAATATACCCTTttgcttgcaaaaaaaaaacaaaataaaaatgcattttcctCTTTAGCGTGTCCTGttctcacacacacccgcacaccCAACATTATGCACTACACAAACATCATTCGGGTGCTTTAGCTACGCtacacacaaaacgaaaagagGAAGCCTAGTAGTCATTGATCTATTGTGGTGGATCGTGCCTTATGGAAGACATCCTTATCGAGACTATCGTGACTGAAATCATGGTATGTTGtcctttttctcccttttccaACAAGGTTAGTTGAAAAGTTTATCAGAGAACGCACGAACTAAAGactgataaaaataaagttcttgcagaagaaaacaataaagaaagagagaaagtaCCAAAACTGATTGCCTAAAACAAATCGATAGCTTAAGTACACGTTTTtcttgcagttttttttttgtttcaacacGCGCGCGCACCTATTAATTTCGTTTTACAGATTTTTCGTCTTGACTTAACAGAACTCCTCAATATTACTAACACATTTTGCGCTactgggtttgttttgatagggatgcttttttgtttgtttgttttgtttacattttacttCCACTAACTGATTAAAGTATGTAATTTTGATACGGTAGGACACATAGGGCTAAAACAAATACATGGTGGTTAACACATACATGCGCGGTATACAAGTACACAACATTTCACATGCTCATTTGGAATGCGTTCGTTCCGGTTTTGTTGGACCCGAGAGAAGGGGTTTTGCGGGTTCATCGTTTGGAGGTTGGAGGGACCGTACCATTTTTCCTGCTTGCCAGGGAAAAaggaggagaagaaaagaagaggTCCAAGAGGCATGTGCGTTTATGATGCGCTTTGATTAcgcttttcgttttcattaaaaGGCTTGTGTTTGATCTTGTTAGGAGCCAAACCATTCTTCGCTGTTTCACTGTTCACTGTGTGCTTGTTTCTATTGCTTCCATACACACGCGGTCATGTTCTTCATTAGCTAAAATTTAGAATCTCGTGTGTATTtgcaaatgtgtgtttgtttgtgtaggTGAGATGAAAGTTAGATTCCACAGTGTTTGTCCTGCATCATTTGATACTCAAACGCCCCGGCCGGGCGGTCGGTGGTGCTCTCTGCTTATGTACTAGAGAAATTATTAAAGAGATTATGGTTTGCAGGATTGCTGGCTAGTCGTTTTGTATGAGTGAATGAGGTTCAAAGGATTTGCTTATTCTTCcaccgcgcacacacacacaacccccCCCCTCATCCACAACTCTGTGTGCGCTTCCCGTCTGCTATGCAGTTTAAACGCGCTGGGACGCACATAGTCTCTACCATTAATAATACTTATTTGTGTTTCTTCGTCCGACTGTCCGAGTCATTGCCGTTGTGCATCAAAGCACGCAACAGTAGAATGCCTAGTAGAATGTGTAGATTGGCTCTGCAGGATCACTGCAGAACAGAAATAAAACGGATTAGCCAGTAATAGCAGTAGTAGTGTAACACGAACGTAAGGAGAATAGCTCCATAATTAACTTGATCATTTTCTCCCAGTGCTGCTGGGTTATTCCTTCACATCCCGAAACAAGCACAAATACAAACACGCAATATAATCTCCCCCAGGCAATAAAATCAAGATCGCAAATAGTAGGCAATATAAACAATATAGCAAATGTAACACCCGCGCCcaaacacagccacacaaaCTGAACTTGTTGTGTTACGATTCCTTGgacaggtttgtttttttgtttcggttgctgctgatttaatttttgttactTAGCTTTGTAACTTGCGGTTGGTATCTTTTCGCCCTTGTACCAATCATCAATTTTAGCTGGTCTCTTGCGATCCCTAACCGTTTGCGATTCATTCTCTCTCCTACGGCCATTACTAGGAGCTCTGTGTGAAAGTGGAGCTGATGTCGGGGTAATTAAAGCGATTTTGAGCGATTTGCTgattggaaaaatgatttttcttgtCCTCAATAGGTGGTTTTAAGATTGACTggattgtttgcatttcgttCATGGTTATGTTTCGGTGCATTCGATTTGCTAGCGATTCCCGCTTCGGTAAGCttcggtgtttgtgtgtgtatgtgtgttttgtgataaTGCAACAtacatttgtttgattgtgaGTAGACTAATAATTGCATAAAATATAGGTTAGTGTGCGCACATCACAtgattttctttatgttttgttttttttttgttgtgttctgtATATGttatatcattattttatttatatactCTTGCACTCATTCATTTTCTTGCTTGTTCAATCGTTTCGATAGGTTTGCACAGTTTTCCGCAACCGTAGCGCGGATGTTCTGTGGCTTGGTGCGTAGGCCAAGTTTTACTTTTAGCTACATTTGTTAGACATATGAAGCGACATCCCTGCGGCGGACAGATAACAACATCGAGGACAACACAATTACACAGTAGGGCGCATTATATGGGGGAGAGCGACGGAGTGAGGCCCtgggcttttttgttttgttttgttgctaagTTTGTTGGATCGATCCCCATCGACAGATTACTTCAGGAAAGCGGCAACAATGATGGACAGTAGGATGAACGCAACGACACAGACAACCGCTTTGCTCGAGTCTGGCTCAAAGAACCGCTGCAGCTGTTGCAGCGTCGTCGATGCGACCGATTCACTTCGAGACCCATGATGATCGGCATCCGGACCGTATCCGTTAGTGCCGGACAGCAGGAGACCAGCACCAGCCGACGCTTTTGTCAATACCAACTCACCCCGACTGTTGACCACATTTCCCTGGAACATTGTGCGTCCATCGACGTCATCTGTACCGTGTCCGGACCGGGCTGCATTCGCGCTCGACCGGGGCACGTTTGTGGCCAGATGGTGATTCAGTACCGGAGAAAACGATCCACTTACGTGCTCTCCGTTCTGGCGCACACGTACCGGACATACCTTGAATGTGTAGCTTACGCCATGCTGCAGATTGTGCACAGTAAAGCGCGTTTCGGGTCCACGGTAAGCctaaaacagaataaaaaacgtGTGTTAAACTTTTGTTGAGCGAGCTTGTATGCATTTACACGCCGGCTCCATACATACCTGTTGAAATTCTTGGTCCCTAGCTTTGGCCATCTGCAGTATGTACTCGATCGGATCGACGAACGGGTTATTTCGGCTAGTTTGCCACTCGATCGTAAGTGTACCGTGCCGGGCGGGATCAGCCGCACCAGCAGCATTACCGGAACCAGCGGAAGCGGCTGCAGCTGCGGCCGGATCCATACAAATGCGCGGTGCCTTGATGCTGTTCGGTGCGGCTACCGCTGTCGTAAAGCTGAATCCATCCGAAAACTCCCCCCTGCCGGCGTGTCGCGTCTCGACGCATATCCGGAACGTGTAGCTGGTGAGCTCGTTTAGCCGCATTACTTTGCACGTGTTGCGTGTACCGGTGTACACGTTATGGAACTCGCCCGTACGTCTGTTTTCCATCTCGACGAAGTACCGTGCCAGATCGAGATTTTTACCTTCGCCCCAGCGCAACTTCAGATGCGCATAGCCCGCCTGGGCGCATTCCAACTTCGGCGGCTTCGGCGGTAACGGCGATGTGGTAAACTTGATGTAGCTTGAGAACGGTCCCGTACCGATGCTATTCATCGCCTGTATTCGCAGCTTGTACGTCGTTTCCGGGTGCAGATCACTGATCAACAGCATGTTGCTGTTACTCGTACGACCACCGACCATCGCAGTGGCCACTGATGCGCCTTGCCCTTTCGCACCGCTGTTAGCTCCCTTGGTGGAGTGTGCAGGACTTGCCGCGGGGACGGTGACAGACCCCGCTGTGGATGCTGCTAGTTTGCCTAAGTTGCTATCTACTAAATTCGCTGCAACCGTTGTTGCTGGTGGGGCCGGTTGCGATGGTTCATCCTCCGCGTCAGTCGACGCTGCACTGCCGATGGAtgcttcctcctcttcctcctcgtcgtcgtACTCGGCTCCGTCGTCGTAATCTTCGGCTGCTGGGTACCCGGCCGACTGGTGGTGGTCGGGCGAGGTAGCTGCGATAGCGGCTGCACTGGCACTCTGAGCGTCCGTCGCGATCAACCGATCGCCACACTCGATGTTGTACTGCGTCACCGGCGAACCGTTATCATGCGGTGTCTGCCAGCTAATAAGTATGCTCTTGGCCGTGATCTTCTGCCCACCGATGGTGGGTGCGTTTGGTGGCGCTGCCGGCATCTGCTGGCTGATCGATACCGAGTGCCGGGAGCATCCGGCCGCATTCAGCGCACACACCCGAAAGTGGTACCGCGAGTGGGGATGCAGGTTGCGCACGTCGGCGGAACGGTGCGCCCCACGGTAAACCGTCTGGTAGTTCGCGTTCGGATCACTACCGCTGGCATGATCATCCGCCGTGGATGATA
This Anopheles marshallii chromosome 3, idAnoMarsDA_429_01, whole genome shotgun sequence DNA region includes the following protein-coding sequences:
- the LOC128711401 gene encoding uncharacterized protein LOC128711401, which produces MECDDAAVERQKLVSNDEEDDQNTITNLSSSGQAKSVQTPISPVLSNKLFSSGETSRSQNSTSYSLGKGISNDAPLTTKVNYVNERKAQDTKPKAKKIQRELTPTGGIPTTNTNTTTTATIGTTTSSSTSSNLPDGPIVTAVPNSSATRQLKSPPAQYQRPKPPDSLPSPTSSGIGGGGGGGGSGGTKLRNAPSAHPVSSASGSSITLNAKSHNFSSRPLKHHSFISEVPDVRHMERALLGLLEDFHSGKLKAFGSGCTMEQMTSIREQQESLAKLHFDLGTEAFTGGSNNPNTDNELQAQSNMKKLVQKLEQLSFSIEKLHSSNVEK
- the LOC128713910 gene encoding cytochrome c oxidase subunit 7A1, mitochondrial, with protein sequence MGHHPEPPVMISDKLPESLRKKMITFQAKNELPVFLKGGPADKVLFGVTVSLCVVGVLGIFKMVYDLGFAKKKA